From a single Thermothielavioides terrestris NRRL 8126 chromosome 3, complete sequence genomic region:
- a CDS encoding polyketide synthase produces the protein MAHSTAFPKLLIFGSQILSFDADSARRLRDRLVDGHSLAWAASVIRELPRLWKTVSQAVPTLQSLPGEDLLGNLDAWLRTGLFPEAVYPLPNILLTPLVVLFHLAQYQQSVELGIHGHSSGDDDLPQSCRRSTEALGLCTGLLSAAAVASSSSGAELQHYAAVAVRLAMVIGAVVDAKNRSQRQARSFSVSWSSQPLANRMSEILGRHPDAYISVLQDHARATVTVSGDQLGPLQAALEEAGFSVTSVPLLGRFHCPDHHEEVQLLAKLCDTCPWFQFPDTSQLAFPLRFDAEGHFVTNGKLHHLILHSMLAAQSDWASAFARVQDAVSSNEQLQVLCFGPENCVPVSLIRKLGQRFTHLADLNVAQSSLFVRLSGLDGPPEYRSRVLDNGVAVIGMACQLPGAADLDEFWSILCAGRSQHTEVPQERFQFDTAFRDIEPSRKWYGNFVQDHDAFDHKFFKKSPREMSSTDPQHRLMLQVAYQAVEQSGYFNRPHRDAVDKHIGCYIGVGLVDYERNIACAPANAYSATGNLKSFAAGKISHYFGWTGPSLTVDTACSSSAVAVHMACRAILSGECTGGALAGGVNVMTSPEWFQNLAGASFLSPTGQCKPFDAKGDGYCRAEGVGAVFLKKLSSAIADGDQIFGVIASSTVYQNQNCTPITVPNAPSLADLFSKAVTDAGLRPGDITYVEAHGTGTPVGDPAEYAGIRRVLGGPSRSVTLSLGSVKGLVGHTESASGIAALLKTLVMINKGAIPPQASFETINPAIETAPEDRITISTVLEPWNVDFRAALINNYGASGSNACLVVTQGHKVNWKPRALSEGETQTRMKYPFWFCGNDEKSLRAYCARFRQFLASQQLGAAGRATALLPTLSFQLSRQSNRSLPSSLIFNCTSVEDLQDKLAAFEQGTSQESAGRPAGNLQPAVVLCFGGQNSTCVGIDRAIYDQVSVFRSHLDACDAMCRSLGLESIYPDIFQRTPASDVVKLQTMLFATQYACARSWIDCGLEPAAVVGFSFGELTALCVAGVLNLETAIGMVAGRARVIQEKWGRDPGAMIAIEAEQSQVEELLSDAAAAGSSEDRATIACFNGPTSFTLAGSTRAIGSVTETLESKAAFRGVRWKRIDVTNAFHCSLVDPLVPDLERIGMGLRFEAPKIPVEHATETELSFDRLDSRFVANHMRQPVYFSHAARRLAKKYQACVWLEAGSNSSVTSIAYRAIGGNASSKNSHKFQSFNITADNSLDFLAEATVQLWNWGVDVTFWPHHASQRAQYPPLMLPPYQFEKSRHWIELKPPPKANSELAVPPATVAARPVGLWSFVGQDQGKHRRCVRFRVHTTSAEFEEHVSGHIIAQAAPLCPSTLQLHIAIDALMSVRVDASLQPRLRGMTSHTPLPLGLQDPVWLDAEAQDPDLRIWTWKMSSSVHSSASNGPHTLYVSGTIVFLAPDDADWRDEFSRFERLVGWERCERLLNDLDPDEVIKGPKIYNRFAEIVQYGDLYKGVLKLVGKGDESAGRVVARKTSTTTSNSSSKSWLDTGLADSFCQVAGIFVNTMTDRSPSDIYISDRIDQWVRSPAGVDNMNPTERTEWEVLALHHRQSEKEYVSDVFIYDQRTSRLAEVILGIHYRRVPKAALAKAISKCLPPTAEPIPPASTNGQTKLPNGCTPHDRRENEREKKKKSESGVSVRVRDIIVNLSGLEPEQITNDADLVELGIDSLMGMELAREIESAFEIVLSTDELMALTDFRSLVTCVQKHAALPDTDEEPEESDKMAEGLGNGSHERVEITQPNGVKQVNGSAVPNHLFGNTVLEVFAECKQATDDFIRDHKMGDYVDKVMPRSTELCVAHIVDAFEELGCKIRSAKPGQKLDRIQHLPRHRQFVDWMYELLEKEARLVDLDGPDIIRTAVSLPSRPAETLWQDLTRNFPDHVYDHNLTYLVGRKLADCLIGRMDGLQLIFGTPEGREIVSGMYGKSPINLVWVKQMEHFLKQLLGRVHLPPGGEPIRILEMGAGTGGTTAKMLPLLAGLGVPVRYTVTDLSSSLVAAARKRFSKEYPFVDFRTFDIEKPPTGDLVHSQHIVLATNCVHATHSLVQSTANIHNVLRPDGFLMMLEMTTPVPWVDLTFGLIEGWWLFDDGRRHALASPDLWETTLRSVGYGYVDWTEGRLPESEVQRIIIAMASGPRYDRPSRPSAPESDPGSMRPHTQDLAADIATRQAIVDAFVEQYTRDFQFPPALDEQSQHLGVLEQEEDRRATILVTGATGSLGSHLVAHLATLPSVKEVICLNRRSTTNNNDPTARQHQAMRSRGISLSAEALAKLRVLAADTSKPKLGLPDDEHNLLKRTVTHIVHNAWPMSITRGIHAFASQFQTMANLIALAAAAAAAAAASSSPARRRPRAITFQFISSIATVGCYASQPSGQACPTRVPEERMSVSSVLPTGYGDAKLVCERMLDATLHKYPDRFRAMVVRIAQIAGSAVSGYWNPVEHFAFVVKSAQTLRALPGLTGTLSWCPVTDVATVLGELMLSGDDREVFPIYHIENPSRQPWEDMIRVLADALNVPRENIVSFDEWLRRVRRFPGSIETDNPAGRLVDFLEHHFVRMSCGNLVLDTAHSTAHSATLRQRGPVSPDLVRKYVRAWKEMGFLHS, from the exons ATGGCCCATTCAACAGCCTTCCCTAAGCTGCTCATCTTCGGCTCCCAGATACTGTCCTTCGATGCAGATTCTGCGCGGAGACTCCGAGACCGCCTGGTTGATGGTCACTCGTTGGCTTGGGCTGCAAGCGTCATTCGCGAGCTGCCTCGCCTCTGGAAAACCGTGTCCCAGGCTGTGCCGACGCTTCAGTCTCTCCCAGGCGAAGACCTCCTAGGAAACTTGGATGCCTGGCTTCGCACTGGCTTGTTCCCGGAGGCAGTCTACCCTTTGCCAAACATCTTGCTGACGCCtctcgtcgtcctcttccaCCTGGCCCAGTATCAACAAAgcgtcgagctcggcatTCATGGGcacagcagcggcgacgaTGATCTTCCGCAGTCTTGCAGGCGCTCAACCGAGGCACTCGGGCTTTGCACCGGACTGCTGAGTGCTGCGGCGGTagcctcgtcgtcgtcgggcgcAGAATTGCAGCATTATGCTGCGGTCGCGGTTCGTCT TGCCATGGTCATTGGCGCCGTGGTAGACGCAAAGAACCGCTCGCAACGCCAAGCTCGATCATTCTCCGTCAGCTGGAGCTCGCAGCCCCTCGCCAACCGCATGAGCGAGATTCTTGGTCGACACCCCGATGCTTATATCTCTGTCCTCCAAGACCATGCCCGCGCTACCGTGACCGTCTCGGGAGACCAGCTAGGCCCTCTGCAGGCAGCCCTAGAAGAAGCAGGCTTCAGTGTCACCAGTGTCCCTCTCCTGGGCCGCTTCCATTGCCCGGACCACCACGAAGAAGTGCAACTCTTGGCAAAGCTGTGCGACACCTGTCCTTGGTTCCAGTTTCCCGACACCAGTCAGCTTGCTTTTCCGCTCAGGTTCGACGCCGAAGGCCATTTCGTCACGAACGGAAAGTTGCATCACCTCATCTTGCACTCCATGCTCGCCGCCCAGTCCGACTGGGCAAGCGCGTTTGCGAGAGTGCAGGATGCAGTCTCTAGCAACGAACAACTCCAGGTGCTGTGTTTCGGGCCCGAGAACTGCGTACCCGTGTCTCTCATCCGGAAACTCGGACAGCGCTTCACACACCTCGCCGACTTGAACGTGGCGCAATCAAGTCTTTTTGTCAGACTTTCGGGTCTCGACGGGCCACCGGAGTACAGGAGCCGTGTGCTTGACAACGGAGTTGCTGTCATCGGCATGGCATGCCAGCTCCCTGGAGCGGCAGATCTTGACGAATTCTGGTCCATTCTCTGTGCAGGCAGGTCCCAGCACACCGAGGTGCCGCAGGAGCGCTTTCAGTTTGACACGGCCTTTCGCGACATAGAGCCATCGAGGAAGTGGTACGGCAACTTCGTCCAGGACCACGACGCCTTTGACCACAAATTCTTCAAGAAGAGCCCCAGGGAGATGTCGTCGACTGATCCCCAGCACCGGCTGATGCTGCAGGTCGCCTACCAAGCCGTGGAGCAGTCGGGCTACTTCAACCGCCCTCACCGGGACGCAGTGGACAAACATATCGGCTGCTACATCGGCGTGGGCCTTGTCGACTACGAGCGCAACATTgcctgcgcgccggcgaACGCCTACTCCGCCACTGGCAACCTCAAGAGCTTTGCCGCTGGCAAAATCAGCCACTACTTTGGGTGGACTGGACCCAGCCTCACTGTCGACACAGCctgctcctcgtcggcggtggCCGTTCACATGGCCTGTCGGGCTATTTTGTCTGGCGAATGCACTGGGGGAGCGCTTGCAGGCGGCGTGAACGTCATGACCAGCCCAGAATGGTTTCAGAACCTGGCCGGTGCTTCGTTCCTCAGCCCAACTGGGCAGTGCAAGCCTTTTGATGCCAAAGGGGACGGGTATTGCAGGGCTGAGGGAGTGGGCGCTGTGTTCTTGAAGAAACTTTCCTCCGCcatcgccgacggcgaccagATCTTTGGGGTCATCGCGAGCAGCACGGTCTATCAGAACCAAAATTGCACTCCAATTACAGTCCCCAATGCGCCGTCATTAGCCGATCTCTTTAGCAAAGCCGTCACAGACGCTGGTCTCCGCCCCGGCGACATCACATATGTCGAGGCTCATGGAACCGGCACGCCAGTGGGCGATCCTGCCGAGTATGCCGGGATTCGCAGAGTCCTGGGTGGCCCGTCCCGATCGGTCACGCTCTCTCTCGGTTCGGTCAAGGGTCTTGTGGGCCATACCGAGTCGGCATCGGGCATCGCAGCCTTGCTTAAAACCTTGGTCATGATCAACAAGGGAGCCATTCCGCCTCAGGCGAGCTTTGAAACGATTAATCCGGCGATCGAAACAGCGCCAGAGGACAGGATCACCATCTCCACGGTCTTGGAGCCGTGGAATGTGGATTTCAGGGCGGCACTCATCAACAATTACGGTGCATCGGGCTCGAACGCGTGCTTGGTGGTCACCCAGGGACACAAGGTCAACTGGAAACCGAGGGCGCTTTCCGAGGGAGAGACGCAGACTAGAATGAAGTATCCATTCTGGTTCTGTGGGAATGATGAAAAGAGCCTCCGGGCATACTGTGCCCGCTTCCGCCAGTTTCTCGCCTCCCAGCAacttggcgccgccggtcggGCAACTGCGTTGCTCCCCACCCTCTCTTTCCAGCTCTCTCGGCAGTCAAACCGGTCTCTTCCGAGTTCTCTCATCTTCAACTGCACTTCGGTTGAGGATTTGCAAGACAAGCTGGCAGCATTCGAGCAGGGAACTAGCCAAGAAAGCGCTGGTCGACCCGCAGGCAACTTGCAACCTGCCGTGGTGCTTTGCTTCGGAGGCCAGAACTCGACTTGCGTCGGCATCGATCGTGCTATATACGACCAAGTCAGCGTGTTCCGCAGCCACCTGGATGCATGCGACGCAATGTGCCGCTCGCTAGGCCTGGAGAGTATCTACCCTGACATCTTCCAACGAACCCCAGCCAGCGATGTTGTCAAACTCCAGACAATGCTCTTCGCCACGCAGTACGCCTGCGCGAGGAGCTGGATAGACTGCGGGCTAGAGCCAGCGGCCGTGGTGGGCTTCAGCTTCGGCGAGTTGACAGCTCTCTGTGTCGCGGGGGTGTTGAATCTCGAGACCGCTATCGGCATGGTCGCCGGACGGGCCCGTGTTATCCAAGAGAAGTGGGGGCGCGACCCCGGGGCCATGATTGCTATCGAAGCGGAGCAGTCACAGGTGGAAGAGCTCTTgagcgacgcggcggcggctggcagCAGCGAAGACAGAGCTACCATCGCCTGCTTCAACGGCCCCACGAGCTTCACCCTGGCCGGCTCGACCAGGGCCATCGGCTCTGTGACAGAGACGCTGGAGAGCAAGGCGGCGTTTCGTGGCGTCAGGTGGAAGAGGATCGATGTGACCAACGCATTCCACTGCTCCCTCGTGGATCCGCTGGTGCCAGACCTGGAGCGCATAGGGATGGGCCTTCGCTTTGAAGCGCCGAAGATCCCAGTCGAGCATGCCACCGAAACCGAGCTGAGCTTTGACAGATTAGACTCCAGGTTTGTCGCCAACCACATGAGACAGCCGGTTTACTTCAGCCACGCAGCCCGCAGACTCGCCAAGAAGTACCAGGCTTGCGTCTGGCTTGAGGCTGGATCCAATTCGAGCGTCACATCCATCGCCTATCGGGCCATCGGCGGCAACGCATCCTCCAAGAACTCTCACAAATTCCAATCCTTCAACATTACAGCGGACAACTCGCTCGACTTCCTGGCGGAGGCGACGGTCCAGCTCTGGAACTGGGGCGTGGACGTCACGTTCTGGCCACACCACGCATCGCAGCGAGCGCAGTATCCGCCCCTCATGTTGCCACCGTATCAATTCGAGAAATCGAGGCATTGGATCGAGTtgaagccgccgcccaaggCAAACTCTGAGCTAGCTGTTCCGCCTGCCACCGTTGCTGCGCGGCCGGTGGGGCTTTGGTCCTTTGTCGGGCAAGATCAGGGCAAGCACCGGAGATGCGTGCGCTTCCGCGTCCACACCACGAGTGCAGAGTTCGAGGAGCACGTCAGCGGGCACATCAtcgcgcaggccgcgccgCTCTGTCCCAGCACGCTCCAGCTCCATATCGCCATTGATGCCCTTATGAGCGTCCGGGTCGACGCCAGCCTCCAGCCCCGGCTTCGCGGGATGACCAGTCACACACCGCTGCCCCTCGGCCTGCAGGATCCGGTCTGGCTCGATGCTGAGGCACAAGACCCGGACTTACGCATCTGGACCTGGAAGATGAGCAGCAGTGTCCACAGCAGTGCTAGTAACGGCCCGCACACGCTATATGTCTCTGGCACCATTGTGTTCCTGGCACCCGACGATGCCGACTGGAGGGACGAATTCTCGCGCTTCGAGCGGCTGGTCGGCTGGGAGCGATGTGAACGGCTGCTCAACGACCTCGACCCCGACGAGGTCATCAAGGGCCCCAAGATCTACAACCGTTTTGCCGAGATCGTGCAGTACGGAGACCTGTACAAAGGCGTTCTCAAGCTTGTTGGAAAAGGTGACGAGTCCGCCGGTAGAGTCGTTGCAAGGAagaccagcaccaccacgtccaacagcagcagcaagtcCTGGCTTGACACTGGTCTGGCCGACTCCTTTTGCCAGGTCGCGGGCATCTTTGTCAACACCATGACGGATAGATCGCCCAGCGACATTTACATCTCCGACAGGATCGACCAATGGGtccgctcgccggccggcgttGACAACATGAACCCCACGGAACGCACGGAGTGGGAGGTCCTCGCTCTCCACCATCGCCAATCCGAGAAAGAGTACGTCAGCGACGTGTTCATTTACGATCAACGCACCAGCAGGTTGGCGGAAGTTATTCTCGGCATCCATTACCGGAGGGTCCCTAAAGCGGCTCTGGCAAAAGCCATCTCGAAATGTCTTCCTCCGACCGCGGAACCGATTCCCCCTGCCAGCACCAACGGCCAGACAAAGCTGCCGAATGGATGCACGCCACACG ACCGGAGAGAAAATGAGagggaaaagaagaagaagtccGAGTCGGGCGTCTCCGTCCGAGTGAGAGACATCATTGTGAACCTCTCGGGACTTGAACCAGAGCAGATCACGAACGATGCTGACCTGGTGGAACTCGGCATCGACTCGCTCATGGGCATGGAACTGGCCAGAGAGATCGAATCCGCGTTCGAGATTGTGCTAAGCACCGACGAATTGATGGCATTGACCGACTTCCGAAGCCTGGTCACCTGCGTCCAGAAGCACGCTGCGCTCCCGGATACAGACGAAGAACCAGAGGAAAGCGACAAGATGGCAGAGGGTCTGGGAAACGGCAGCCATGAAAGAGTTGAGATCACCCAGCCGAACGGTGTCAAGCAGGTCAACGGGAGCGCGGTGCCCAATCACCTCTTCGGCAACACGGTCCTCGAAGTATTTGCTGAGTGCAAGCAAGCGACGGATGACTTTATCCGGGACCACAAGATGGGGGATTACGTGGACAAAGTCATGCCACGATCGACCGAACTGTGCGTTGCGCACATTGTCGACGCATTCGAGGAGCTGGGGTGCAAGATCCGCAGCGCGAAGCCTGGGCAGAAGCTTGACAGGATCCAGCATCTTCCTCGCCACCGGCAGTTTGTCGACTGGATGTATGAGCTGCTCGAAAAGGAAGCGCGGcttgtcgacctcgacggGCCCGACATCATACGCACAGCCGTTTCGCTCCCTAGCAGGCCCGCAGAGACGCTGTGGCAAGACTTGACAAGGAACTTCCCGGACCATGTCTACGACCACAACCTCACGTATCTCGTGGGACGCAAGCTGGCAGATTGCTTGATAGGGAGAATGGACGGTCTGCAGCTCATCTTCGGCACCCCAGAAGGGCGTGAAATCGTTTCGGGCATGTATGGCAAGTCCCCGATCAACCTGGTCTGGGTAAAGCAGATGGAGCACTTTCTCAAGCAGCTCCTCGGTAGAGTGCATCTGCCACCCGGGGGAGAACCTATTCGCATCCTGGAGATGGGCGCCGGCACGGGCGGCACCACGGCCAAGATGCTGccgctcctcgccggcctcggcgtcccggTGCGGTACACGGTGACCGACCTCTCGTCGTCTCtcgtggccgccgcgcgaAAGCGTTTCTCCAAGGAGTACCCGTTCGTCGACTTCCGAACATTCGACATCGAGAAGCCGCCCACGGGCGATCTCGTGCATTCGCAGCACATTGTCCTAGCCACCAACTGCGTGCACGCTACGCACAGTCTGGTGCAGTCGACCGCCAACATACACAACGTGCTCCGTCCAGATGGCTTCCTGATGATGCTGGAGATGACCACGCCTGTGCCGTGGGTCGATCTGACCTTTGGCCTGATTGAGGGTTGGTGGCTGTTTGACGACGGGCGGCGCCACGCCCTTGCATCACCCGACCTGTGGGAAACGACTCTGCGCTCCGTAGGATATGGCTACGTCGACTGGACCGAGGGGCGGCTCCCCGAGTCCGAAGTGCAGCGCATCATCATCGCGATGGCCTCTGGGCCAAGGTATGACCGCCCCTCAAGGCCCTCTGCTCCAGAATCTGATCCTGGCTCTATGCGCCCCCACACGCAAGATCTGGCGGCTGACATTGCCACTCGCCAAGCCATTGTTGATGCATTCGTCGAGCAATACACACGGGATTTTCAGTTCCCGCCCGCGCTAGACGAACAAAGCCAGCATTTGGGCGTCCTCGAGCAGGAGGAAGACAGACGCGCCACCATCCTTGTAACCGGCGCGACAGGGAGCCTCGGCTCCCACCTCGTGGCGCACCTCGCCACTCTTCCGTCTGTCAAGGAGGTCATTTGCCTCAACCGACGCAgcaccaccaacaacaatGACCCGACGGCCCGACAACATCAGGCAATGCGCTCGCGTGGCATCTCGCTCAGCGCGGAAGCGTTGGCGAAGCTCCGCGTGCTCGCGGCCGATACTTCCAAACCCAAGCTCGGCTTGCCTGACGACGAGCACAATTTACTCAAGCGCACAGTCACACACATCGTGCACAATGCTTGGCCGATGAGCATCACACGTGGTATCCACGCGTTTGCGTCGCAATTTCAAACCATGGCGAACTTGATTGCGcttgcggcggctgcggcggctgcagcagcagcatcttcctctccagctcgccgtcgtcctcgcgcAATCACCTTCCAGTTCATCTCCTCCATTGCCACCGTCGGATGTTATGCGTCCCAACCCAGCGGTCAAGCCTGCCCCACGCGGGTGCCCGAGGAGCGAATGTCCGTGTCCTCAGTGCTGCCCACGGGCTACGGCGACGCCAAGCTGGTCTGCGAGCGGATGCTCGACGCAACCCTTCATAAGTACCCCGACCGGTTTCGCGCTATGGTGGTGCGCATCGCACAAATTGCTGGGTCGGCTGTCAGCGGGTACTGGAACCCTGTCGAGCACTTTGCGTTTGTCGTCAAGTCGGCGCAGAcgctgcgggcgctgccAGGCTTGACAGGAACTCTGTCTTGGTGCCCAGTTACCGACGTAGCGACGGTACTAGGCGAGCTGATGCTTTCGGGGGATGACCGTGAGGTCTTTCCGATCTACCACATCGAGAATCCGAGCCGCCAGCCTTGGGAGGATATGATCCGCGTGCTTGCTGATGCCCTGAATGTACCGCGAGAAAACATTGTCTCCTTCGACGAATGGCTTCGCCGCGTGCGCCGGTTCCCAGGCTCCATCGAAACGGACAATCCTGCGGGGAGACTGGTGGATTTCCTTGAGCATCACTTTGTTCGTATGTCCTGCGGGAACCTGGTCCTGGACACAGCTCACTCTACTGCACATTCTGCCACCCTCCGCCAGCGAGGACCTGTTAGTCCAGACTTGGTGAGGAAATATGTGAGGGCGTGGAAGGAGATGGGATTTCTTCATTCGTAA